The following coding sequences lie in one Aquabacterium olei genomic window:
- the cphA gene encoding cyanophycin synthetase, whose amino-acid sequence MDVSRIRALRGPNLWSRHTAIEAVVACEPAERNIDQLQGFEARLRKRFPSMGPLRPDGRPGHIGLAHVLETVALALQAQAGCPVTFSRTAETVEEGIYQVIVEYSEEVVGKKAFDHAIGLVDAALKDGTFDVDAALAELRELDEDVRLGPSTGSIVDAAVARGIPYRRLTQGSLVQFGWGSKQRRIWAAEVDNTSAVSESIAQDKDLTKRLLAAAGVPVPTGRPVVDFEDACKVAEEIGWPVVVKPRDGNQGKGVTVNIVSTAHLEIAYKVAAEYGEVMVESYLPGNDFRLLVVGDRLVAAARRDPPHVIGDGVHTVRELVAKVNEDPRRGDGHATSLTKIRIDEIAIARLQVQGLSPDDVPEQGRRVIMRNNANLSTGGTATDVTDDVHPEVAARAIAAAQCIGLEICGVDVLAESVHRPLEAQNGGIVEVNAAPGLRMHLSPSYGKGRNVGEAVVANLYKSGDDGRIPIVAVTGTNGKTTTARLTAHLLATSGLRVGMTNTDGVYVNGRQIDSGDCSGPKSARNVLMHPDVDAAVFETARGGILREGLGFDRCGTAVVTNIGAGDHLGLNYITTVEDLAVLKRVIVMNVAPEGYAVLNAADPIVVAMAPKCPGGIIYFALDPHNPVLAAHRAQGKRTVFVDGGALVASEGSWRETLPLRDIPLTRNGTIGFQIENVMASVGAAWSAGLDWEVIRAGLASFVNDSDNAPGRFNVMDYRGATVIADYGHNPDAMKALVDAVNAMPAKRRSVVISGAGDRRDEDIRDQTAILGGAFDDFILFQDACQRGREDGEVLALLRAGLSQAARAQHVEEIRGEFLAIDTALARLQPGDLCLVLVDQVEEALAHLAKRCAESPAG is encoded by the coding sequence ATGGACGTGTCCCGCATCCGGGCCCTGCGTGGCCCCAACCTCTGGAGTCGTCATACCGCCATCGAGGCGGTGGTGGCGTGTGAACCCGCAGAGCGCAACATCGATCAACTCCAGGGCTTTGAAGCCCGGCTGCGCAAGCGCTTCCCGAGCATGGGTCCGCTGCGTCCGGACGGCCGTCCTGGCCACATCGGCCTGGCTCATGTGCTCGAGACCGTGGCCCTGGCCCTTCAGGCCCAGGCCGGCTGTCCCGTCACCTTCAGCCGCACGGCCGAGACGGTGGAAGAAGGCATCTACCAGGTGATCGTCGAGTACAGCGAAGAGGTCGTGGGCAAGAAGGCCTTCGACCATGCGATCGGGCTGGTCGATGCGGCGCTGAAGGACGGCACGTTCGACGTGGACGCGGCGCTCGCCGAACTGCGCGAGCTGGATGAAGACGTGCGCCTCGGCCCCAGCACCGGCTCCATCGTCGATGCGGCCGTGGCCCGTGGCATCCCCTATCGCCGCCTGACCCAGGGCAGTCTGGTGCAGTTCGGCTGGGGCAGCAAGCAACGCCGCATCTGGGCGGCCGAGGTCGACAACACGAGCGCCGTCTCCGAGTCGATTGCGCAGGACAAGGACCTGACCAAGCGCCTGCTGGCCGCGGCCGGTGTGCCGGTGCCCACGGGGCGTCCGGTGGTCGACTTTGAAGATGCGTGCAAGGTGGCCGAAGAGATCGGCTGGCCGGTGGTGGTCAAGCCGCGCGACGGCAACCAGGGCAAGGGCGTGACGGTCAACATCGTCAGCACCGCGCACCTGGAGATCGCGTACAAGGTGGCCGCCGAATACGGCGAGGTCATGGTCGAGAGCTACCTGCCGGGCAACGACTTCCGCCTGCTGGTGGTGGGCGATCGCCTGGTGGCTGCGGCCCGCCGTGATCCGCCCCATGTGATTGGCGACGGCGTGCACACCGTGCGCGAGCTGGTGGCCAAGGTCAACGAAGACCCGCGCCGGGGTGATGGCCATGCCACCTCGCTGACCAAGATCCGCATCGACGAGATCGCCATTGCCCGCCTGCAGGTGCAGGGGCTGAGCCCCGACGATGTGCCGGAGCAGGGCCGTCGCGTCATCATGCGCAACAACGCCAACCTGTCGACCGGTGGCACCGCCACCGACGTGACGGACGACGTGCACCCCGAAGTGGCCGCCCGCGCCATTGCAGCGGCGCAGTGCATCGGGCTGGAGATCTGCGGCGTGGACGTGCTGGCCGAGAGCGTGCACCGGCCGCTGGAAGCCCAGAACGGCGGCATCGTGGAAGTGAACGCCGCACCGGGCCTGCGCATGCACCTGTCGCCGTCGTACGGCAAGGGCCGCAACGTGGGCGAGGCCGTGGTGGCCAACCTCTACAAGTCGGGTGACGATGGCCGCATTCCCATCGTGGCCGTGACGGGCACCAACGGCAAGACCACGACGGCACGCCTGACCGCTCACCTGCTGGCCACCAGCGGGCTGCGCGTGGGCATGACGAACACCGACGGTGTGTACGTGAATGGCCGTCAGATCGACAGCGGCGACTGCTCGGGCCCCAAGAGCGCGCGCAACGTGCTGATGCACCCTGACGTGGACGCGGCGGTGTTCGAGACGGCGCGTGGCGGCATCCTGCGCGAGGGCCTGGGCTTCGACCGCTGCGGCACGGCCGTGGTCACCAACATCGGTGCGGGCGACCACCTGGGCCTGAACTACATCACCACGGTGGAAGACCTGGCGGTGCTCAAGCGCGTCATCGTGATGAACGTGGCGCCCGAGGGTTATGCGGTCCTCAATGCCGCCGACCCCATCGTGGTGGCCATGGCGCCCAAGTGCCCGGGCGGCATCATCTATTTCGCGCTCGACCCGCACAATCCCGTTCTGGCTGCGCACCGCGCGCAGGGCAAGCGCACAGTGTTCGTCGACGGGGGGGCGCTGGTGGCCTCGGAAGGCAGCTGGCGCGAGACCCTGCCGCTGCGCGACATCCCGCTGACCCGCAACGGCACCATCGGCTTCCAGATCGAGAACGTGATGGCCTCGGTGGGCGCGGCCTGGAGCGCTGGCCTGGACTGGGAAGTGATCCGTGCCGGTCTGGCCAGCTTCGTGAACGACTCGGACAACGCGCCGGGCCGCTTCAATGTGATGGACTACCGTGGCGCCACCGTGATCGCCGACTACGGCCACAACCCGGACGCCATGAAGGCGCTGGTGGACGCCGTCAATGCGATGCCGGCCAAGCGGCGCTCGGTCGTCATCAGTGGCGCGGGTGACCGCCGTGACGAGGACATTCGGGATCAGACGGCCATCCTGGGCGGGGCCTTCGATGACTTCATCCTGTTCCAGGATGCCTGCCAGCGCGGCCGTGAAGACGGCGAGGTGCTGGCGCTCTTGCGTGCCGGCCTGAGCCAGGCGGCGCGGGCACAACACGTCGAAGAGATCCGGGGTGAGTTCCTGGCCATCGACACGGCGCTGGCCCGCCTGCAACCGGGCGACCTGTGCCTGGTGCTGGTCGACCAGGTGGAAGAAGCCCTGGCGCACCTGGCGAAGCGCTGCGCCGAGTCGCCCGCCGGGTGA
- a CDS encoding DUF1854 domain-containing protein, which produces MSDFQITRDPFGKLVYTGADGVAHVGVVPVRAFPIAAPDEGLSIVGPDGHELAWIPRLSALPAPGRALLETELAVREFTPTITRLRAVSTFSVPSTWSVDTDRGPTDVVLKSEDDIRRLGNGRLLIGTSHGLNLAIPDMAALDRASRRLLERFL; this is translated from the coding sequence ATGAGCGACTTTCAGATCACCCGCGACCCTTTCGGCAAGCTCGTCTACACCGGTGCCGACGGCGTGGCCCACGTGGGCGTGGTACCCGTGCGCGCCTTTCCGATCGCAGCACCCGACGAGGGCCTTTCCATCGTCGGCCCGGACGGCCACGAACTGGCCTGGATCCCGCGCCTGAGCGCCCTGCCCGCCCCCGGACGCGCCCTGCTGGAAACGGAACTGGCGGTGCGCGAGTTCACTCCCACCATCACCCGCCTCCGAGCGGTCTCGACCTTCTCGGTGCCCAGCACCTGGTCTGTCGACACCGACCGGGGGCCCACGGACGTCGTGCTCAAGAGCGAGGACGACATCCGCCGCCTGGGCAATGGCCGGCTGCTGATCGGCACCAGCCACGGCCTGAACCTCGCCATCCCTGACATGGCGGCGCTGGACAGGGCTTCTCGCAGGCTGCTGGAGCGCTTCCTCTGA
- a CDS encoding ABC transporter ATP-binding protein: MHHHHPADDAQGRQAVTDLASTDWPLAPGENVLCRLEVDLNAQLRFQTSPIILTDQRLGTREGASATWEMWPLTPDLALQHHDHAGVGTLELINAQGRLALWHFTLEHQVQVVRLIEQFERRQAALHTGELASDEDKAQCPSCKAPLPPDSDECPVCHRELQTPPSTWVLLRLWRFARPYQGKLLAGFLLTLASTAATLVPPYLTMPLMDEVLIPFQNGQAIDRDLVTLLLSGLLASALVAWALGWARTYLLALVSERIGADLRTTTYEHLLRLSLDYFGSKRTGDLMTRVGSETDRINVFLSLHALDFATDVLMIAMTAAILVSINPWLALVTLVPLPFIAWLIHLVRDRLRTGFEKIDRVWGEVTNVLADTIPGIRVVKAFAQEQREANRFRAANQYNLQVNDKLNKTWSLFSPTVSLLTEIGLLVVWAFGIWLVSESDITVGVLTAFIAYIGRFYGRLDSMSRIVSVTQKAAAGAKRIFDILDHVSNVPEPANPVKLPALQGRITMEDIAFRYGSRSVIRNLSLDIQPGEMIGLVGHSGSGKSTLVNLICRFYDISDGAIKVDGVDIRRIAVADYRRHIGLVLQEPFLFFGTIAENIAYGKPDATRDEIIAAARAAHAHEFILRLPQGYDSLVGERGQGLSGGERQRISIARALLIDPKILILDEATSAVDTETEKEIQRALDNLVKGRTTIAIAHRLSTLRKADRLVVMDRGQVVEVGPHDELMARQGAYWRLYEAQARKAEQDALLDAEPPSPNADTAA, from the coding sequence ATGCACCATCACCATCCTGCTGACGACGCCCAGGGGCGTCAGGCTGTTACAGATCTTGCCAGCACGGACTGGCCGCTGGCTCCCGGAGAAAACGTTTTATGTCGCCTTGAGGTTGACCTGAACGCGCAACTCCGTTTCCAGACGTCGCCCATTATCCTGACTGACCAGCGTCTCGGCACGCGCGAGGGGGCCTCGGCAACCTGGGAAATGTGGCCTCTGACCCCGGATCTGGCGCTTCAGCACCACGATCACGCGGGCGTCGGCACCCTCGAGTTGATCAACGCCCAGGGGCGACTGGCCCTGTGGCACTTCACGCTGGAGCACCAGGTTCAGGTTGTCCGGCTGATCGAACAGTTCGAACGGCGCCAGGCCGCCCTGCACACCGGCGAACTGGCGTCGGACGAGGACAAGGCCCAGTGCCCGAGCTGCAAGGCCCCGCTGCCCCCGGACAGCGACGAGTGCCCGGTGTGTCACCGCGAACTGCAAACGCCGCCCTCGACGTGGGTGCTGCTGCGCCTGTGGCGCTTCGCGCGGCCCTATCAGGGCAAGCTGCTGGCCGGCTTTCTGCTGACGCTGGCCTCCACCGCCGCCACGCTGGTGCCGCCTTATCTGACCATGCCGCTGATGGACGAGGTGCTCATCCCCTTCCAGAACGGCCAGGCCATCGACCGCGACCTGGTGACGCTGCTGCTGAGCGGGCTGCTGGCTTCGGCACTGGTGGCCTGGGCGCTGGGCTGGGCCCGCACCTACCTGCTCGCACTGGTGTCCGAGCGCATTGGTGCCGACCTGCGCACCACCACCTACGAACACCTGCTGCGCCTGTCGCTCGACTACTTCGGCAGCAAGCGCACCGGCGACCTCATGACCCGCGTGGGCTCGGAAACCGACCGCATCAACGTCTTCCTGTCGCTGCACGCGCTCGATTTCGCCACCGACGTGCTGATGATCGCGATGACGGCCGCCATCCTGGTGTCCATCAATCCGTGGCTCGCCCTGGTCACGCTGGTGCCGCTGCCCTTCATCGCGTGGCTGATTCACCTGGTGCGCGATCGCCTGCGCACGGGCTTCGAGAAGATCGACCGCGTGTGGGGCGAGGTCACCAACGTGCTGGCCGACACCATCCCGGGCATCCGCGTGGTGAAGGCGTTTGCGCAGGAGCAGCGCGAGGCCAACCGCTTCCGCGCGGCCAACCAGTACAACCTGCAGGTCAACGACAAGCTCAACAAGACCTGGTCGCTGTTCTCGCCCACGGTGTCGCTGCTGACCGAAATCGGCCTGCTGGTGGTGTGGGCCTTCGGCATCTGGCTGGTGTCGGAAAGCGACATCACGGTCGGTGTGCTGACCGCCTTCATCGCCTACATCGGCCGCTTCTACGGCCGGCTCGATTCCATGAGCCGCATCGTGTCCGTCACGCAGAAGGCCGCCGCCGGCGCCAAGCGCATCTTCGACATCCTCGACCACGTCTCGAATGTGCCTGAACCGGCCAACCCGGTGAAGCTGCCTGCGCTGCAGGGCCGCATCACCATGGAGGACATCGCCTTCCGCTACGGCAGCCGCTCGGTGATCCGCAACCTCAGCCTCGACATCCAGCCCGGCGAGATGATCGGCCTGGTCGGCCATTCCGGCTCGGGCAAGAGCACGCTGGTCAACCTGATCTGCCGCTTCTATGACATCAGCGATGGCGCGATCAAGGTCGATGGCGTCGACATCCGCCGCATAGCGGTGGCCGACTACCGGCGCCACATCGGCCTGGTGCTGCAGGAGCCCTTCCTGTTCTTCGGCACCATCGCCGAGAACATCGCCTACGGCAAACCCGACGCCACGCGCGACGAGATCATTGCCGCGGCCCGTGCAGCGCACGCGCACGAGTTCATCCTGCGCCTGCCGCAGGGCTACGACTCGCTGGTGGGCGAACGCGGCCAGGGCCTGTCGGGCGGCGAGCGACAGCGCATCAGCATCGCACGCGCGCTGCTGATCGACCCGAAGATCCTGATCCTCGATGAGGCCACGTCGGCCGTGGACACCGAGACCGAGAAGGAAATCCAGCGCGCGCTGGACAACCTGGTCAAGGGTCGCACGACGATTGCGATTGCGCACCGCCTGTCGACGCTTCGCAAGGCCGATCGCCTGGTGGTGATGGACCGCGGCCAGGTGGTGGAAGTCGGCCCGCACGACGAGCTGATGGCCCGCCAGGGGGCCTACTGGCGCCTGTACGAGGCGCAGGCACGCAAGGCCGAGCAGGACGCCCTGCTGGATGCCGAGCCGCCCTCACCCAACGCCGACACCGCGGCCTGA
- the modB gene encoding molybdate ABC transporter permease subunit, which produces MSVLSHDDVQALVLTAELAGLTTLVLLVIGTPIAWWLAHTRSLLKGPVAAVVALPLVLPPTVLGFYLLLLLGPNGPVGQAMQAMGWALLPFTFPGLVVASVLHSLPFVVQPLHQAFEAMGRRPLEVAATLRAGPWDRFLSVALPLARPGFLTAAVLGFAHTVGEFGVVLMIGGNIPGATRVLSIALYGHVEANALQQAHVLAGGMVLFGFAVMWLLYLVSGRSLLGGGARRA; this is translated from the coding sequence ATGAGCGTGCTGTCGCACGACGACGTTCAGGCGCTGGTGCTGACGGCCGAGCTGGCCGGCCTCACCACGCTGGTGCTGCTCGTCATCGGCACGCCGATCGCCTGGTGGCTGGCGCACACGCGTTCGCTGCTCAAGGGGCCCGTGGCTGCGGTGGTGGCGCTGCCGCTGGTGCTGCCACCCACGGTGCTCGGCTTCTACCTGCTGTTGCTGCTGGGCCCCAATGGCCCGGTGGGGCAGGCGATGCAGGCCATGGGCTGGGCGCTACTGCCCTTCACCTTCCCGGGGCTGGTGGTGGCCTCGGTGCTGCACTCGCTGCCCTTCGTGGTGCAGCCCCTGCATCAGGCGTTCGAGGCCATGGGCCGGCGCCCGCTGGAAGTGGCCGCCACGCTGCGCGCCGGGCCGTGGGATCGCTTCCTGAGCGTGGCGTTGCCGCTGGCGCGCCCCGGCTTCCTCACGGCCGCGGTGCTGGGCTTTGCGCACACGGTGGGCGAGTTCGGCGTTGTGCTGATGATCGGCGGCAACATTCCCGGCGCCACGCGCGTGCTGTCGATCGCGCTGTACGGCCATGTCGAAGCCAACGCGTTGCAGCAGGCCCATGTGCTGGCAGGCGGCATGGTGCTGTTCGGCTTTGCCGTGATGTGGCTGCTTTACCTGGTGTCCGGGCGCAGCCTGCTGGGCGGAGGGGCTCGCCGTGCGTGA
- the cphA gene encoding cyanophycin synthetase: MTKKNDIKLLRINYLRGPNIWTYRSVLEVWLDLGELEDFPSNKLPGFNERLTAWLPALIEHHCGVGERGGFLQRLQEGTWCGHVLEHIVIELLNLAGMATGFGQTRSTSQRGVYRMVFRARDEQVARVALQQGHALIMAAIHDEPFDVKAAVELVREQIDDCYLGPSTAAIVNAATDRGIPHIRLNEGNLVQLGYGAAQRRIWTAETDKTSAIAEGIAGNKDLTKTLLKACGVPVPEGEVVDSPEAAWDAAEDIGVPVVVKPLDGNHGRGVSLELTERADIEAAYKVAEAEGSDVIVERFIPGDEHRVLVVGGKLVAAARGESLWIVGNGRDKVTKLIDDQLNSDPRRGEAEEFPLETIVLEREPTMRLLLERQGLNGESVPAEGHRVLVQRNGNVAIDCTDDVHPDVAYQCGLAARAVGLDIAGIDLVVQDISKPLAPQRGAIVEVNAGPGLLMHLKPAEGLPRPVGKAIADHLFDETETGRVPIVGVAGSVGTSHIARLIAWLLHLGGRHVGLACRDGLFLGTRRVEGKDRANFAAGQRLLMNREVNAVVLENGAASILNDGLAYDRCTVGVVTDLLGAEPPVAPALAEHDIREPEQMFKVLRTQIDVVLSEGVGVLNAAHPQLVEMAELCDGEVILYDVDHASPVLAAHRAKGGRTVAVEGHHLVLAHNGQMAVRCADLDSAAARRLVAAGESGVGVSWLLAAVSAAWALGISPELISAGIETFDPTPKQ; the protein is encoded by the coding sequence ATGACCAAGAAGAACGACATCAAGCTCCTGCGCATCAATTACCTGCGCGGCCCCAACATCTGGACGTACCGCTCGGTGCTCGAGGTCTGGCTGGATCTGGGCGAACTGGAAGATTTCCCCTCGAACAAGCTGCCCGGCTTCAACGAACGTCTGACGGCCTGGCTGCCGGCGCTGATCGAGCACCACTGCGGGGTGGGCGAGCGCGGCGGCTTCCTGCAGCGGCTGCAGGAGGGCACCTGGTGTGGTCATGTGCTCGAGCACATCGTCATCGAGCTGCTGAACCTGGCCGGCATGGCCACGGGCTTCGGTCAGACACGTTCGACCAGCCAGCGCGGTGTCTACCGCATGGTGTTCCGCGCCCGTGACGAGCAGGTGGCCCGGGTGGCCCTGCAGCAGGGCCATGCGCTGATCATGGCGGCCATCCACGACGAGCCCTTCGATGTGAAGGCCGCCGTCGAGCTGGTGCGCGAGCAGATCGACGATTGCTACCTCGGCCCGTCGACCGCGGCCATCGTGAACGCGGCCACCGACCGCGGCATCCCGCACATCCGGCTCAACGAGGGCAACCTGGTGCAACTGGGCTACGGTGCGGCACAGCGCCGCATCTGGACGGCCGAGACCGACAAGACCAGCGCGATCGCCGAAGGCATCGCCGGCAACAAGGATCTGACCAAGACCCTGCTGAAGGCCTGCGGCGTGCCCGTGCCGGAAGGCGAGGTGGTCGACAGCCCCGAGGCGGCCTGGGACGCCGCGGAAGACATCGGCGTGCCGGTGGTGGTCAAGCCGCTGGACGGCAACCATGGCCGGGGCGTGTCGCTGGAGTTGACCGAGCGCGCCGACATCGAGGCCGCCTACAAGGTGGCCGAGGCCGAGGGCAGCGACGTGATCGTCGAGCGTTTCATTCCCGGGGACGAGCACCGTGTGCTGGTCGTGGGAGGCAAGCTGGTGGCCGCAGCCCGGGGGGAGAGCCTCTGGATCGTCGGCAACGGCCGCGACAAGGTCACCAAGCTGATCGACGACCAGCTCAACAGCGACCCGCGCCGCGGCGAGGCCGAGGAGTTCCCGCTCGAGACCATCGTGCTGGAGCGCGAACCCACCATGCGTCTTCTGCTGGAGCGTCAGGGGCTGAACGGTGAATCGGTGCCCGCAGAAGGGCACCGCGTGCTGGTGCAGCGCAACGGCAACGTGGCCATCGACTGCACCGACGACGTGCACCCCGATGTGGCCTACCAGTGCGGCCTGGCCGCGCGCGCCGTGGGCCTGGACATTGCCGGCATCGACCTGGTGGTGCAGGACATCTCGAAGCCGCTGGCGCCGCAGCGTGGCGCCATCGTGGAGGTGAACGCCGGCCCCGGCCTGCTGATGCACCTCAAGCCGGCCGAAGGCCTGCCGCGCCCGGTGGGCAAGGCGATTGCCGACCACCTGTTCGACGAGACGGAAACCGGCCGCGTGCCCATCGTCGGCGTGGCCGGCTCGGTGGGCACCAGCCACATTGCTCGCCTGATCGCGTGGCTGCTGCACCTGGGTGGGCGCCATGTGGGTCTGGCGTGTCGCGACGGCCTCTTTCTGGGTACCCGCCGCGTGGAGGGCAAGGACCGCGCTAACTTTGCAGCCGGTCAACGCCTGCTGATGAACCGCGAAGTCAACGCCGTGGTGCTGGAAAACGGCGCCGCCAGCATCCTGAACGACGGCCTGGCCTACGACCGCTGCACGGTGGGCGTGGTGACAGACCTGTTGGGTGCCGAGCCGCCCGTGGCACCGGCCCTGGCGGAGCACGACATCCGCGAGCCCGAACAGATGTTCAAGGTGCTGCGCACGCAGATCGACGTGGTGCTGTCCGAGGGCGTCGGCGTGTTGAACGCGGCCCACCCGCAGCTGGTCGAGATGGCCGAGTTGTGCGATGGCGAAGTCATCCTCTACGACGTGGACCATGCCAGCCCGGTGCTGGCCGCGCACCGCGCCAAGGGGGGCCGCACGGTGGCCGTCGAGGGCCACCATCTGGTGCTCGCTCACAATGGCCAGATGGCCGTGCGTTGTGCCGACCTGGACAGCGCAGCGGCCCGCCGCTTGGTGGCCGCGGGTGAGTCGGGTGTCGGCGTGAGCTGGCTGCTGGCTGCCGTGTCGGCCGCCTGGGCTCTGGGTATTTCGCCCGAACTGATCAGCGCCGGGATCGAGACCTTCGACCCGACCCCCAAACAATAA